The Actinocatenispora sera genome has a window encoding:
- a CDS encoding YbaB/EbfC family nucleoid-associated protein, with protein sequence MIDGPDRPQRPVDHPDWGALMSAFTDLTKQVSRAQDVQKKVFQLTATAWSPDRMVKVVVGPRGQLIDLDIDPRVYRQPNSKALARTILETSRQAIEQVAQQTEQIVNEGVPSDLRIGGTGAFDFRTVLKSHDAELPKKVNAEEDD encoded by the coding sequence ATGATCGACGGGCCGGACCGGCCGCAGCGACCGGTCGACCACCCGGACTGGGGTGCGCTGATGAGCGCCTTCACCGACCTGACCAAGCAGGTCTCCCGGGCGCAAGATGTGCAGAAGAAGGTCTTCCAGCTCACCGCTACCGCCTGGTCGCCGGACCGGATGGTCAAGGTGGTGGTCGGGCCCCGGGGCCAGCTCATCGATCTGGACATCGACCCGCGCGTCTACCGGCAGCCCAACTCCAAGGCGCTCGCCCGCACGATCCTGGAGACCAGCCGGCAGGCGATCGAACAGGTCGCCCAGCAAACCGAGCAGATCGTGAACGAGGGCGTGCCGTCCGACCTGCGCATCGGTGGAACCGGCGCGTTCGACTTCCGGACCGTGTTGAAAAGCCATGACGCCGAACTGCCGAAGAAGGTCAACGCGGAGGAGGACGACTGA